In a genomic window of Nodosilinea sp. E11:
- the sds gene encoding solanesyl diphosphate synthase: MTSVTSLFAPVESDLDLMSQNLKGLIGSRHPILSAAAEHLFGAGGKRLRPAIVLLVSKATLPGQEITPKHRRLAEITEMIHTASLVHDDVVDEAAVRRGVPTVHSSFGNRIAVLAGDFLFAQASWYLANLDNLLVVKLLSQVIMNLAEGEIQQGLNRFDTSLSIDAYLDKSYFKTASLMANSAKAAGVLSEVSENVVEQLYNYGRHLGLAFQIVDDILDFTSSDEVLGKPACSDLKSGNLTAPVLYAMAEHPFLTTLIEREFSETDDFDQAIELVHRSSGIAKSRDLAAEHARQAADCLEHLPPSAARQALQDLTSYVLRRIT, translated from the coding sequence ATGACTTCAGTAACTTCCCTTTTCGCGCCGGTTGAGTCCGACCTTGACCTGATGTCCCAAAACCTGAAAGGGTTAATCGGGTCACGGCATCCCATTCTGTCAGCAGCAGCAGAACATTTATTTGGAGCCGGAGGCAAGCGATTACGTCCAGCGATCGTGCTGCTGGTATCTAAAGCCACCCTGCCGGGACAAGAGATCACACCCAAGCACCGTCGCCTGGCCGAAATCACCGAAATGATTCACACCGCCAGTCTGGTTCACGACGATGTGGTCGATGAGGCCGCTGTGCGTCGGGGGGTGCCTACGGTGCACAGCAGCTTCGGCAACCGAATCGCGGTTTTGGCTGGCGATTTCCTATTCGCCCAGGCGTCGTGGTACCTGGCCAACCTCGACAACCTGCTGGTGGTCAAACTGCTATCTCAGGTGATTATGAATCTGGCTGAGGGTGAGATTCAGCAGGGGCTAAACCGCTTCGATACCAGTCTTTCCATCGATGCCTACCTCGACAAGAGCTACTTCAAAACGGCTTCGCTGATGGCTAACAGCGCCAAGGCCGCAGGAGTCCTTAGCGAAGTGTCTGAGAACGTAGTAGAACAGCTCTACAACTATGGTCGCCATCTGGGGCTGGCTTTTCAGATCGTTGACGATATTCTCGACTTCACCAGCTCTGATGAGGTGCTGGGTAAACCCGCCTGTTCTGACCTAAAAAGCGGCAACCTGACAGCGCCAGTGCTCTACGCGATGGCCGAGCATCCGTTCTTGACGACTCTAATTGAGCGCGAATTTTCTGAAACCGACGACTTCGATCAGGCCATTGAACTGGTGCACCGCAGCAGCGGCATTGCCAAGTCGCGCGATCTAGCAGCTGAGCATGCTCGCCAGGCGGCAGATTGCCTAGAGCACCTACCGCCCTCCGCTGCCCGCCAGGCACTTCAAGACCTGACCAGCTACGTGCTGCGACGCATCACCTAG
- a CDS encoding CYTH domain-containing protein, with translation MGQEIERKFLVVGDAWRNHAQGELMRQGYIPTQDARTVRVRQVGDRAYLTLKGPAVGLVRPEFEYSIPVDDAETILATLCEPPLIEKTRYRLPLGNVVWEIDDFHGDNQGLIVAEVELTSADQPVDLPDWIGLEVTDDHRYQNANLARHPYSQWEV, from the coding sequence ATGGGCCAAGAAATCGAGCGCAAATTTTTGGTAGTGGGCGACGCCTGGCGAAACCATGCCCAGGGTGAGCTCATGCGCCAGGGCTATATCCCTACTCAGGATGCCCGTACGGTTAGAGTGCGACAAGTGGGCGATCGCGCCTACCTCACCCTCAAAGGTCCAGCTGTGGGCCTGGTACGCCCTGAGTTTGAGTACTCCATCCCGGTTGACGACGCCGAAACGATTCTCGCCACCCTCTGTGAACCACCGCTGATCGAAAAAACCCGCTACCGTTTGCCCCTAGGCAATGTGGTGTGGGAAATAGATGACTTTCACGGCGACAATCAGGGGCTGATTGTGGCTGAAGTGGAGCTGACCAGCGCCGATCAGCCCGTAGACTTACCTGATTGGATTGGGCTAGAGGTGACTGACGACCACCGCTACCAAAATGCTAACTTGGCCCGCCATCCCTATAGCCAGTGGGAAGTGTAG
- the cruG gene encoding 2'-O-glycosyltransferase CruG — MPADVAPLFPWLSALAVILLALQLPMLAVLLSRLMQGPFRRPPLLPQPSTLEQLGSVSVVVPTLNEAARLSPCLEGLSCQGYEVREVLVVDSRSTDGTQAVVKAYQAYDPRLRLLEDDPLPQGWVGRPWALDYGFRHTSVASTWVLGIDADTQPQPGLVAALVRAMEREDYDLVSLAPRFILKQPGEFWLQPALLMTLVYRFGPAGSSSNSAQRVMANGQCFMVRRSLLEQLDGYRSAATSFCDDVTLARYAAAQGAKVGFWDGSRLLKVRMYEGIAETWREWGRSLDLKDAASTAQVWWDWAFLALMQGLPWLLVPGLIAIQQAMPAAWSLALQVLLAVNASLLLMRLGMQAAVASAYDLQGAPGAWAFWLSPLADLAAVARIGLSSLRRPTQWRGREYPADGSVEG, encoded by the coding sequence TTGCCCGCTGATGTGGCCCCCCTATTTCCCTGGTTAAGTGCTTTAGCCGTCATTCTCTTGGCTTTGCAGCTACCCATGTTGGCTGTGCTGCTATCGCGGTTAATGCAGGGGCCGTTTCGCCGCCCGCCACTGCTACCCCAACCCTCTACTCTAGAGCAGCTTGGCAGCGTATCGGTGGTAGTGCCCACCCTCAACGAGGCGGCTCGGTTAAGCCCTTGCCTGGAGGGGCTGAGCTGTCAGGGCTATGAAGTGCGCGAGGTGCTGGTGGTCGATAGCCGCTCCACCGATGGCACCCAGGCCGTGGTCAAAGCCTATCAAGCCTACGATCCGCGTCTGCGTCTGCTAGAGGATGACCCGCTGCCCCAGGGCTGGGTAGGTCGCCCTTGGGCTTTAGACTACGGCTTTCGCCACACATCGGTGGCTAGCACCTGGGTTCTGGGTATTGATGCCGATACCCAGCCGCAGCCTGGTCTGGTGGCGGCTCTGGTTCGCGCCATGGAGCGGGAGGACTATGACCTGGTATCTCTGGCTCCCCGGTTTATTCTCAAGCAGCCCGGCGAGTTCTGGCTACAACCCGCCCTGCTGATGACCTTGGTCTACCGGTTTGGCCCAGCAGGTAGCTCTAGCAACTCGGCCCAGCGCGTCATGGCCAACGGGCAGTGCTTTATGGTGCGGCGATCGCTGTTAGAACAGCTAGACGGCTACCGGTCAGCGGCTACATCCTTCTGTGACGATGTCACCCTGGCTCGCTATGCCGCCGCCCAGGGGGCAAAGGTGGGCTTTTGGGATGGCAGCCGCCTGCTCAAAGTGCGCATGTACGAAGGCATCGCCGAAACCTGGCGAGAGTGGGGCCGCTCCCTAGATCTAAAAGATGCCGCTTCAACGGCTCAGGTGTGGTGGGATTGGGCCTTTCTGGCCCTAATGCAGGGGTTGCCCTGGCTGTTGGTGCCGGGTTTGATCGCAATTCAGCAGGCTATGCCTGCTGCTTGGTCGCTGGCATTGCAAGTGCTGCTGGCCGTGAACGCCAGTTTGTTGCTGATGCGGCTGGGTATGCAGGCGGCGGTGGCTTCGGCCTACGATCTGCAAGGGGCACCCGGAGCCTGGGCCTTTTGGCTCTCACCGCTAGCCGATTTGGCGGCTGTGGCCCGCATTGGGCTGTCGTCGCTGCGGCGACCGACCCAGTGGCGAGGACGAGAATATCCGGCAGACGGGAGCGTGGAAGGGTAG
- the cruF gene encoding gamma-carotene 1'-hydroxylase CruF — translation MRNLLAIERFCLYGHIVAMAFGLAGLLWVVPHPGILEYLPAGQTLFQWSMAGGGVGYILLGTVAVALYAYRTLGLGSLITFAIAAVGISVSSELLGTSTGFPFGHYTYLNGLGYKVAGLVPFTIPLSWFYLGLASFLLARSGLAAGGGAGRYGWARSLAAVLLGSVLLTSWDFVLDPAMSQTALPFWYWHEPGAFFGMPYQNFAGWLGTGIVFMGVALGLWKTFKFSPELDQGQLTLPLVVYLANFGFALVMSLAAGFYVPIALGILTGALPAVLCWRATAQEGLSSSLDEPTQVIEPVAATKGS, via the coding sequence ATGAGAAATCTTTTAGCCATCGAGCGATTTTGCTTGTACGGTCACATCGTTGCCATGGCCTTTGGCCTGGCGGGGCTGTTGTGGGTGGTGCCCCACCCCGGCATTCTAGAGTACTTGCCAGCCGGGCAAACCCTGTTTCAGTGGAGCATGGCCGGGGGCGGCGTGGGCTACATTTTGTTGGGCACTGTAGCCGTGGCGCTGTACGCCTACCGCACCCTGGGGCTGGGGAGCTTGATCACCTTTGCGATCGCGGCTGTGGGCATATCGGTATCCAGTGAGCTGCTGGGCACCAGTACCGGCTTTCCCTTTGGTCACTACACCTACCTCAACGGTCTGGGCTACAAGGTAGCTGGGTTAGTACCATTTACCATTCCGTTGTCGTGGTTCTATCTGGGCTTAGCCTCCTTTCTGCTGGCCCGCAGTGGTTTGGCCGCTGGGGGCGGCGCGGGACGCTATGGTTGGGCGCGATCGCTGGCTGCCGTCTTGTTAGGGTCTGTCCTGCTGACCTCCTGGGATTTTGTGCTTGACCCGGCCATGAGCCAAACTGCTCTGCCCTTCTGGTATTGGCACGAACCCGGAGCCTTCTTCGGCATGCCCTACCAAAACTTCGCCGGTTGGCTAGGCACGGGCATCGTCTTTATGGGGGTTGCCCTGGGCCTTTGGAAAACCTTTAAATTCTCCCCTGAGCTAGACCAGGGACAACTCACCCTACCCCTGGTGGTCTACCTGGCTAACTTTGGCTTTGCGCTAGTGATGAGCCTGGCTGCTGGTTTTTATGTACCCATTGCCCTCGGTATTTTGACCGGTGCCCTGCCCGCTGTGCTGTGCTGGCGAGCCACTGCCCAGGAGGGACTCTCTAGTTCCTTAGACGAGCCTACCCAGGTGATTGAACCCGTGGCGGCGACGAAAGGGTCCTAG
- a CDS encoding GNAT family N-acetyltransferase gives MTTPGPTLTVRPLQYRDLDDLKQWQPEDLEAGSDRDVAEDVVSWLDYQRRWYGPLKVLSWMPRPMPQNQTTFVAERQKTLVGFIQVSPFNQTRSTWRVERVVVNRSALANTASAGYMDVGSRLLRHCFEAVWEARTWMLEIDVNHKSALGLYRFNGFQPLAQMTYWALQPDQIEVLAQREPDLPNLLPISNADSQLLYQLDTASMPPLVRQVFDHQLQDFKTNLLSTAIATTDRLVNKVETVGAYVFEQQRKAAIGQFKLAISRDGKQPHSAGLTVHPAYTWLYPELMAQMAKILQPFPAQSLRLTSLDYQPEREACFTQSQAIPESHALLMSRSVWHKVREARHLSLEGLQLSDVLTGLQPAGKPVPGRMTWSAERWQALTGSPTPESSSNDSGSESDR, from the coding sequence ATGACGACCCCTGGCCCAACTCTAACAGTTAGGCCACTGCAATATCGCGATCTAGATGACCTCAAGCAGTGGCAGCCTGAAGATTTGGAGGCTGGCAGCGATCGCGATGTCGCCGAGGATGTTGTCTCCTGGTTAGACTACCAGCGGCGCTGGTACGGTCCGCTCAAAGTGCTGAGCTGGATGCCCCGCCCCATGCCGCAAAACCAGACGACCTTTGTTGCCGAACGCCAAAAGACCCTGGTGGGGTTTATTCAGGTTTCGCCCTTTAACCAAACCCGCAGCACATGGCGGGTTGAGCGGGTGGTAGTTAACCGCAGCGCCCTGGCCAACACAGCCTCTGCTGGCTACATGGACGTGGGTTCGCGGCTGCTGCGCCACTGCTTTGAGGCGGTGTGGGAAGCTAGAACCTGGATGCTCGAGATCGATGTCAACCACAAGTCAGCCCTGGGCCTTTACCGCTTTAATGGCTTTCAGCCCCTGGCACAGATGACCTACTGGGCCTTACAGCCCGACCAAATTGAGGTTCTGGCCCAGCGGGAGCCCGATTTGCCCAACCTTTTGCCCATCAGCAACGCTGACTCTCAGCTGCTTTACCAGCTTGATACAGCCTCCATGCCACCCCTGGTGCGCCAGGTGTTTGACCACCAGCTTCAAGACTTTAAAACCAATCTGCTGAGTACTGCGATCGCCACGACCGATCGGCTGGTTAACAAAGTCGAAACCGTCGGGGCCTATGTGTTTGAGCAGCAGCGCAAGGCTGCTATCGGTCAGTTTAAGCTGGCCATTTCTCGTGATGGCAAGCAGCCTCACAGCGCAGGGCTGACGGTGCATCCGGCCTACACTTGGCTCTACCCAGAGCTAATGGCTCAGATGGCTAAGATTTTGCAGCCGTTTCCGGCCCAGTCGCTGCGGTTGACCTCCCTCGACTACCAGCCTGAACGCGAAGCTTGCTTTACCCAAAGTCAAGCCATCCCAGAGTCTCATGCGCTTCTGATGTCGCGATCGGTATGGCACAAGGTGCGGGAGGCGCGGCATCTGTCTCTAGAGGGGCTACAACTCTCGGATGTATTGACCGGACTACAGCCCGCTGGCAAGCCTGTGCCTGGACGCATGACCTGGTCGGCAGAGCGCTGGCAAGCCCTGACGGGGTCACCCACTCCAGAGAGCAGTTCCAATGATTCGGGGTCGGAGAGCGATCGCTAG
- the ruvX gene encoding Holliday junction resolvase RuvX, whose product MAPVSALGLDIGRKRIGVAGCDGTGLIATGLTTLRRGSFDDLIADLKQIVQTRQAQVLVVGLPFTMAGEEGFQARQVRKVAEGLSRALDLPVVYMDERLSSVEAEQFMRAEGYSVSQDKALIDRKAAAIILQRWLDERRHL is encoded by the coding sequence ATGGCACCTGTTTCAGCTCTGGGGTTAGATATCGGTCGCAAGCGCATAGGGGTAGCAGGGTGTGATGGCACTGGCCTGATTGCGACTGGGCTGACAACCCTGCGCCGAGGATCCTTTGATGACCTAATTGCCGACTTGAAACAGATTGTTCAGACGCGGCAGGCCCAGGTGCTGGTGGTGGGCCTGCCCTTCACCATGGCAGGCGAAGAAGGCTTTCAGGCCCGTCAGGTGCGTAAGGTGGCCGAGGGGCTCAGCCGTGCCTTAGATCTCCCCGTGGTTTACATGGATGAACGCCTTAGCTCGGTGGAAGCGGAGCAATTCATGCGCGCCGAGGGCTATTCTGTCAGCCAAGACAAAGCCCTGATTGACCGCAAAGCCGCCGCTATAATCTTGCAGCGCTGGCTAGACGAACGTCGCCACCTATAA
- a CDS encoding DUF3727 domain-containing protein, with protein sequence MADNSQPLDESAVVLTDDSGRFLPCQVEQSFELNNREYLLLLPLDAPIEIFVWQQDDNDEDILMDVEDEDIDQIFLTAKAVLAEQNLTLQRTAITLTASGELPEPEEDNCLTLELDDLDDAGNPMTEEFQILATCFYEDEEYTLCTPLDPLLIFAYRNSSGALEVVTPEEFQTIRGGLEEKLFDLLE encoded by the coding sequence ATGGCGGACAATTCCCAACCCCTCGATGAGTCAGCTGTTGTTCTTACCGACGATAGCGGTCGGTTTTTGCCCTGCCAGGTTGAGCAGAGCTTTGAGCTAAACAATCGCGAGTATCTGCTGCTGCTGCCCCTTGATGCTCCCATTGAAATCTTTGTTTGGCAGCAAGATGACAATGACGAAGACATCCTCATGGATGTAGAAGATGAGGACATCGATCAGATCTTTCTCACCGCCAAGGCGGTGCTGGCGGAGCAAAACTTAACCTTACAGCGCACGGCCATCACCCTCACGGCCTCGGGTGAGCTGCCCGAGCCAGAAGAGGACAACTGCCTCACCCTGGAGCTAGACGACCTCGACGACGCTGGCAACCCGATGACGGAAGAGTTTCAGATTTTGGCCACCTGCTTCTACGAAGACGAAGAATATACCCTCTGCACCCCCCTCGACCCACTGCTCATCTTTGCCTACCGCAACAGTAGCGGGGCCTTAGAGGTCGTTACCCCAGAAGAATTTCAGACGATTCGCGGCGGTTTGGAAGAAAAGCTGTTTGATCTACTAGAGTAG
- the mltG gene encoding endolytic transglycosylase MltG → MAKGSRWIRWSFLGLLVPLATGVAAWQGWAWWSWANQPVSEGTADTAAQTVQIQIPPGTPGQQIGQDLEAAGLIRSSLAWKLWSRWQAQQNPDGGFQAGTYAINPTDSMTAIAAMIRSGQVVQTSFTIPEGWNRRQMAAYFEQAGFFSAEAFLAATEQIPRDRYPWLPDTIPHLEGFLFPDTYQLPAEGVTAEAAVDAMLRRFETVALPVYQQATTDFSLLEWATLASIVEKESVVPSERGLIAGVFTNRLEQNIPLGADPTVEYGLGITQTKEQPLTWTQVGTPSPYNTYINPGLTPTPIASAGLASLEATLDPAPTDYLFFVARYDGTHVFSRTLAEHEAARDAIRAAINSTTVDN, encoded by the coding sequence ATGGCTAAGGGTTCACGCTGGATTCGGTGGAGTTTTCTCGGGCTGCTGGTACCTCTTGCCACGGGGGTAGCGGCCTGGCAGGGCTGGGCTTGGTGGAGCTGGGCCAACCAGCCGGTCAGTGAAGGCACTGCCGACACAGCGGCTCAAACGGTGCAAATTCAAATTCCGCCAGGTACTCCAGGGCAGCAGATTGGCCAAGATCTAGAGGCAGCGGGGCTGATTCGCTCGTCTCTAGCCTGGAAGCTGTGGTCGCGTTGGCAAGCCCAGCAAAACCCCGATGGCGGGTTTCAGGCGGGTACCTATGCGATTAATCCCACCGATTCTATGACTGCGATCGCAGCGATGATCCGCAGTGGCCAGGTAGTGCAGACCTCGTTTACCATCCCGGAGGGCTGGAACCGGCGGCAAATGGCGGCCTACTTTGAGCAGGCAGGCTTTTTCTCGGCTGAGGCCTTTTTGGCCGCTACAGAGCAGATTCCCCGCGATCGCTACCCCTGGCTGCCCGATACCATTCCTCACCTAGAGGGGTTCTTGTTTCCTGATACATACCAATTGCCCGCTGAGGGCGTTACCGCCGAAGCCGCCGTAGATGCCATGCTGCGCCGGTTTGAAACTGTCGCGCTACCGGTTTATCAACAGGCTACTACTGATTTTTCACTGCTGGAGTGGGCAACCCTGGCCAGCATTGTCGAAAAAGAATCGGTTGTGCCCAGCGAGCGGGGCCTAATTGCGGGAGTATTTACCAACCGCCTCGAGCAAAATATTCCTCTCGGGGCCGATCCAACGGTGGAGTATGGACTGGGCATTACCCAGACTAAAGAGCAACCCCTCACCTGGACACAGGTAGGCACCCCATCGCCCTACAACACCTATATCAACCCCGGCTTAACGCCGACCCCCATTGCCAGTGCGGGCTTAGCCAGCCTAGAGGCCACCCTAGACCCAGCGCCCACCGACTACCTCTTTTTTGTGGCCCGCTACGACGGCACCCACGTGTTTAGTCGCACTCTGGCGGAGCATGAAGCCGCCCGCGATGCCATTCGCGCGGCTATCAATAGCACTACGGTCGACAATTAA
- a CDS encoding YqeG family HAD IIIA-type phosphatase, with the protein MTFSHLLQPNLVLDGNVLAISPDLLAKHNIKGLILDVDDTLVPLRQAETNPDLARWMQQMKAVSSVWLVSNNINAHRINRIASLLEVPYLTSAGKPSGRKLRLAMAAMNLPVDQVAMVGDRLFTDVLAGNRMGLFTILVEPMPGLNQIARTSPVRAFEVMISQYLGVTF; encoded by the coding sequence ATGACTTTTTCTCACCTGCTACAGCCCAATTTAGTGTTGGATGGCAACGTCCTAGCAATTTCCCCTGACTTGCTGGCCAAGCACAATATTAAGGGGCTCATTTTAGACGTAGACGATACGCTAGTGCCGCTGCGCCAGGCTGAAACCAACCCTGATCTAGCCCGGTGGATGCAGCAAATGAAGGCGGTATCTAGCGTATGGCTAGTGAGCAACAACATCAACGCCCACCGGATTAACCGCATTGCCTCCCTGCTAGAAGTGCCCTACTTAACTAGCGCGGGCAAGCCCTCGGGCCGAAAGCTCAGGTTAGCCATGGCCGCAATGAACCTGCCGGTAGACCAGGTTGCCATGGTGGGCGATCGCCTCTTTACCGACGTTTTAGCAGGCAACCGTATGGGTCTCTTCACCATTCTGGTAGAGCCAATGCCTGGCCTCAACCAGATTGCTCGCACATCCCCCGTACGAGCCTTTGAAGTGATGATCTCTCAATATTTAGGGGTCACATTCTAG
- the proB gene encoding glutamate 5-kinase, whose translation MSLVQTLVVKIGTSSLTGTTNGQFALSTLAALVETLCILRQQGHQVVLVSSGAVGIGCRRLHLTERPKTLAMKQAVAAVGQGRLMRIYDDLFSALNQPIAQVLLTRSDLAQRSRYVNSYRTFRQLLQLGVIPIVNENDTVAVEELKFGDNDTLSALVASLIGAQWLFLLTDVDRLYSADPRSNPGAQPIIAIDRLADIQALKAVAGGQGSAWGTGGMLTKLEAAQIATTAGVRTVITDGRQPNNVVRALAGEAVGTQFAPAPKPSSARKRWIAAGLAPAGRIYLDPGATQAIVNGGKSLLAAGITSVDGDFAAQDAVAICAASGDDIARGIVNYSAAELQRILGRRSEDIPGILGYEGADTVVHRDNLVVATDTDFKDADDL comes from the coding sequence GTGAGCCTCGTTCAAACCCTAGTGGTTAAAATTGGTACCTCTAGCCTGACCGGCACCACCAACGGCCAGTTTGCGCTCTCTACCCTGGCGGCTTTGGTCGAAACCCTGTGTATTCTCAGGCAGCAGGGGCATCAGGTGGTGTTGGTGTCTTCGGGAGCGGTAGGCATTGGCTGCCGACGGCTACATTTGACCGAGCGGCCCAAAACCCTGGCCATGAAGCAGGCGGTGGCAGCGGTGGGCCAGGGCCGCCTGATGCGCATTTACGACGACCTATTCTCAGCGCTGAACCAACCCATTGCCCAGGTTCTGCTGACTCGCAGCGATCTGGCCCAGCGATCGCGCTACGTCAACAGCTACCGCACCTTTCGCCAGCTGTTGCAGTTGGGTGTCATCCCCATCGTCAACGAAAATGACACTGTGGCTGTAGAAGAGCTTAAGTTTGGCGACAACGATACCCTCTCGGCCCTGGTTGCCAGCTTAATTGGCGCACAGTGGCTGTTTTTACTCACCGATGTCGATCGCCTCTACTCCGCCGATCCACGTTCTAACCCCGGTGCTCAGCCCATTATTGCCATCGATCGCCTAGCCGATATTCAGGCCTTAAAAGCGGTAGCGGGCGGACAGGGCTCAGCCTGGGGTACAGGTGGTATGCTCACCAAGCTTGAAGCCGCTCAAATTGCCACCACTGCCGGAGTGCGTACCGTGATCACCGATGGTCGCCAACCCAATAATGTAGTGCGGGCCTTGGCGGGTGAGGCGGTGGGCACCCAGTTTGCCCCTGCCCCTAAACCGAGTAGCGCCCGCAAACGGTGGATCGCAGCGGGCCTAGCCCCCGCTGGCCGTATTTACCTAGATCCAGGGGCAACCCAAGCCATTGTCAACGGAGGAAAGTCGCTGCTGGCGGCTGGTATTACCAGCGTTGACGGTGACTTCGCGGCCCAAGATGCCGTTGCCATCTGTGCCGCCAGTGGGGACGATATTGCACGCGGGATTGTCAACTATAGTGCCGCAGAACTACAGCGAATCCTGGGCCGTCGTTCCGAAGATATCCCAGGAATTTTAGGATATGAGGGCGCAGATACAGTGGTGCACCGCGACAATTTGGTGGTCGCCACCGATACTGACTTTAAAGATGCCGACGATCTCTAG